CCACCGCGATCCGCAACGCCGTCGACGCCGCCCTCAAGGAATTCGGCCGCATCGACGTCCTGGTCAACAACGCCGGCTACGCCCTGCGCGGCGCCCTGGAAGAACTCCCCGAGCACGAACTGCGCCGCCAGTTCGACACCAACGTCTTCGGAGCCCTCGAGGTCACACGGGCCGTCCTGCCCACCCTGCGCGCCCAGCGCTCGGGATGCATCGTGCAGATGTCCTCCGTCGGCGGCGTCATGGCCACCCTCGGCGGAACCGCCTACGCAGGCACGAAATTCGCCCTCGAAGGACTCTCCGAAGGCCTGGCCGCCGAAGTCGCCCACCTCGGCATCCACGTCCTCATCGTCGAACCCGGCCCCTTCCGCACCGACTTCACCGGCCGCTCGGTCACCTACGCCGACCCCATCGACGACTACCGCCCAGCCCTGGACCCCGCCAAGAAGCAATTCCTGGCCATGCACGGCACCCAGCCCGGCGACCCCGCCCGAGCCGCACGCGCCATCATCACCGCCACACAGATGGACCAGCCACCCCTGCGCCTGCCGCTCGGCGCCAACGCCATCGACCGAATCCGCGAACGCCTCCAACAGCGACTGCACGAAGTGGACGCCATCGAGCCCCTCGGCCGCCCGACCGACTACACCTGACCCCGCCCCGGCGACAACACCACCCGCACCGCGGCCCACACCACGGCCGGAGAGCAGTTGTCGCTGCCCCATGAACGGCGACCTACCGATTCATCAGCCGGTGATGGTAGGGCGCCTCACAACTGCCGTCACATCGATGCCGGTACATGTTCGTGCGGTGGCCTCGGCCCGCAACACCGTGCCGCGGCCCCGTCGTCATGACTGCCCCTGGCCCCTGGCCCCTGGCCCCTGGTCCCCGGCTTCCGCGCAACCGTCGGTACCGAGTCGGCCATCAACCCTGCCGAACACATAGTCCGCGACAGCCGCAGCACAACCACGAAGATGCGCATCCGGAGGCAGCAGAGACGGCAGCCGAATTCCCCGCAGCAGGTCAGCAACTCCTCAACCGCGCCAGCGAATCACGGACCGTGGCCGCGACGAAGACCGGACACCGCACCGTGCCGAGCGGCGGTACCCCCTTCCTCGGCCACCTCTCGTACACGGCCCGCCCACGCGCGCTCGCCAGATGCGCGCCCACCCACAGAACCTCGGTGGCGTCGTCCGGAAGAGCCGGGTGCGCGTCGTGCGCACAGGTCCCACCGTCACTGAGAAGCTCAAGGGCACGCTCGAAAGCCCCCACCAGCTCGGCAACGAGCTGCTGCGCCCCCTCGTGCTCGGGATCGGCCTCGACCTCCACGTACCAGGTCACGGCGGTGGCCGTGAAGACGCGCCCGGCCAGGTCCTCGCCCGAGGCCTCCTGCAGCGCGGAGGCCGCGAAGGAGAGGTCGAACGCGACGTCGAAGGTTCTGGCGAGCGGATAGCCCTCCATGATCGCGGTGAGCCCGTCGAGCTCGTATCGGTCCTCGAACGGCAGGAACGGCGGTACGTCGTCCCCCGCCGAGCCCGGCCGCAGCGACTCCATCACCACGCGCGCATACCCGGCGGTGTTGCGCGGGCACAGCCACGCCTCACGAGACTGCCGGGGGTCCGGCCAGAGCCCCTCGCCGCCCGCCCCCTCGCCACCGAGCTCCCGCAGCACGTCCGGAACACACTCCAGCTGCCCCTCCAGACTGCCCTGGAACGGATGCTCCCCATGCCCGCAGGTTTCGTCCCGCAGCGCCCGCGCCGCAGCCGAAGCCGCACCGAACGCAGCCTCGACATCAAGGTCCTCCGGCTTCCTGGTGGCCAGATACGGAAGGGCCAGGACAAGGCCCAGAGTCCAGCGATACGCGAGCGTCCCGCTCGGAGCGGCGGCCAGTTCACGGGCACACTCGGCCACGAGCCGCTCGTACTCCTGCGGATCGTGATCGACGTACTCCCGCATCTCGTCCCAGGCATCGATCAGCTGCCCCGCCCGCCCATCGGAACCCCGCTCCGCCACCGTCATCCTCCTCGTACTCGCCCACGCAACCCGCCCATGATGACGGACCGCCAGACATGCACCGAAGCCGCCCCGAAGCCATGCGGGCCTGCTGTCCACGCGCGCTGATCGGTGGCCAGAACGGCTCGACGCCGCAACGATCGTTGCGGTTACGCTGCGACGCACATCTGGTGCAGGGGGAAGAGGGGGAGATAGTGAGCCGACCGCTGCTGTTCCTCGATGTGGACGGCCCGCTCAACCCCTATGCGGCCAAGCCGGAGAAGCGCCCCGCCGGCTACACCACACTCAGATTGCCCCGAGACAGCGGAACTCCATCGCAAAACGGAGAACACTCGGTCCGGCGGCGGCGACCCCTGCGGGTCTGGCTCAATCCCGACCCGAGCACGGCCAGGCCCTGCTCCGGCTCGACTTCGACCTCTGCTGGGCCACCACGTGGATGAACGACGCCAACCGATGGCTCGCCCCCATACTCGGCCTTCCCGAACTTCCCTTCGTAGACTTCGGCGACGCCCTGTTCCGAGAACGCCCCGACGGGGTCCACTGGAAGACCGGCCCGCTGGTGGACTACGCCAACGGACGACCCTTCGCATGGGTGGACGACGAGCAGAGCGATCTCGACGAGGGTTACGTGAGCACACACCACGAGGGCGCCGGTCTCCTCCACCACGTCAACCCGCGAATCGGCCTACGCGAGGACGACTTCCAGACGCTCGCCGATTTCGCTCGGTCACTGAACACCTGACAAGCCACTGCCAAGCCCCCCACCCCGCGATCATCGTGAGACGCGACCCAGCCCTACCGGCATCGGCCGAATTCAGCAGCCCCCAAAGGGGAAGGCTCGGCCCCGGGCCCGCGTCACGCCTCCAAATACCGCAGCACCGCCAGAATCCGCCGGTTGTACCCCGTCGTACGCGGCAGTTCCAGCTTGTCGAAGACCGCGTTGAGATGCTTCTCGACCGCGCTCAGCGACAGGTGCAGCCGCTCGGCGATCCCACTGTTCGTGTGCCCCTGCGCGAGGACCTCCAGGACGTCACGCTCGCGCGGGGTGAGCCGGGCCAGCGGATCGGCGCGGACGGAGCGGCCGACGAGCTGGCGCACGACCTCCGGGTCGATCACCGCGCTGCCCGCCCGGATCCGCTCCAGCGCGTCGAGGAACTCCTCGACCTGCGCGACCCGGTCCTTGAGCAGATAGCCGATGCCCTCGGCGCCGCCCGCGAGCAGCTGCGCCGCGTAGGTGCGCTCCACGTGCTGCGACAGCACCAGCACCCCGGTGGCGGGGCGGCGCGCACGGATCTCCAGTGCGGCCCGCAGCCCCTCGTCGGTGTGCGTGGGCGGCATCCGGATGTCGACGACGACAGCGTCGGGACCGTACGAGTCGACGGCGTCGGGCAGTGTCGTGGCGTCCCCGAACGCGGCGACGACCTCGTGTCCCTCCTCCACCAGCAGCCGCACGAGCCCTTCGCGCAGCAGGGTCGAGTCCTCGGCGATGATCAGGCGCATGGCAGCTCCGCGGTGATGGTGGTGGGTCCGGCCGGTGGGCTGTCGACGCGCAACCGGCCGTCGAGCGCTTCGACACGGCCGCGCAGTCCGGCGAGCCCGGTGCCGTGCGGGTCGGCTCCGCCGCACCCGTCGTCCTGGACGGAGATGGTCAACACCCCTGCCGCCATCGTGAGTCGGACCTGGACGCTGGTGGCCTGCGCGTGCTTGGCGGCATTGGTCACCGCCTCCGACACCACGAAGTATGCGGCGGTCTCCACGGGCCGGGGGAGCGGCCGGTCCAGGCCGTACTCCAGGCGCAGCGGGACCGGGCTGCGCTCGGCCACCCCGCCGAGCGCCTCGCGCAGCCCCGGCCCGTCGAGCGCCGACGGATACACCCGCCACGCCACCTCGCGCAGTTCGGTGAGCACGTCCTGCGCCTCCTCGTGGGCCTGGGCCAGGAGCGCGGCGGACTGCTCTGCGGTCCGGCCGGGCCGGCGGGCGCGGCCGAGGAGCATGGCGAGGGCGACGAGTCGCTGCTGGAGGCCGTCGTGCAGATCGCGTTCGATACGGCGCCGCTCCGTGTCGACGGCGTGGACCACCGCGGCGCGGCTCGTGGCCAGTTCGTCGATGCGCTGGCGCAGCAGCTCCCGCTCGGAGGGGCCGAAGGTGTCACGCGCCAGCCGGGCGTCGAGCGCGTACAGGGAGCGCAGGCCCTGCACGCCGAGAAAGAGCAGCGCACCGCCCAGCAGCACCTGCCACAGCAGCTCGCCGACACCGACCCGCCCGCGCACCAGCGCGGCCGTGAACACCCCGGCCAGCACCATGCCGAATCCGAACAGGGCGAGCGTGACGGCGGTGACCGTTCCGGCGTATGCGCGCGTGGCGACGTACCGCAGGACCGTCATGTCCTGGGGGACGTAGTGCAGAGGGAAGCGGTCGCGGAAGAAGACGGTGCGACGACGCCGCTCCAGCCCCGCGATCCGACGGGCCCCCGCGACCAGGGCCGCCCGCGCCCCGGCCCGGGTGCGGGGCCACAGCAGGAACGGGCCCAGGACCACGCCGGCGACGGCGAGCCACACCACCCCCGCGCATGCGGCTACGCACCCGAGGAACACGCCGACCGACCGCCACAGCACCCCGCCCACCCCTGCCGCACCGGCCACCCCGGAACTCCCTCTGGCCTCCACCGGCCCCACCCCTGTCACCAGCACTGAAGCCGAGCCTAACGGGCCTGCTCGATCCCCGTCCGGCGCTCGCGATCACGGTGCCGCCCCCGTCCCTGGCCCCGGCCCCGAAGCCGTACGACGACATACGCCGCCACCGCGGTCACGGCCGCCGCCAGCACGACCTTGGAGATCACACCCACATACGTCTCCACGAGGTCCCACCGCTCGCCCAGCCAGTAACCCGCAAGCACCAGAACCGAGTTCCACGCCAGCGAACCGACCGCGGTCAGCGACAGGAACACCGGCAGGCGCATCCGCTCCACCCCCGCGGGGACGGAGATGAGACTGCGAAAGATCGGCACCATCCGCCCAATCAGCACCGCCTTCGTCCCGTGCCGCTGGAACCATGCCTCCGTCTTCTCCAGATCGGAGACCTTCACCAACGGCAGCCGGCCCCACAGCGCGTACATACGCTCGCGGCCGACGGCCCGCCCGATCCCGTACAGCGCCGCGGCACCGACCACGGACCCGAGCGTCGTCCACAGCAATGCCGAGAAGAGACTGATGACACCCTGGCCCGCGGCAAACCCGGTCAGCGGCAGGATGACTTCACTGGGCAGCGGCGGAAAGAGGTTCTCGAGCGCGATCGCGAGACCGGCCCCCGGCCCGCCGAACACATCGACAAGATGCGCCGCCCAACCGGCGACGCCAGTGGTGGGCTCGGCAGCGGCGGCGGCCGAAGTCACGAGGTACATGCGAAGTCTCCCGGCGTGGTGATCGACTGCTTCGAGGCGGGCGCCCCGAACTCCACCCACGCTAGAAACCGCAGCTCAGCACCACTACGAGGTCAACCGTCCGGCCATCTGCGGTGATCCCGCGCATCGCCCTGCGGTTTCCCGCAGGGCGACGCCCAGGGCTGCAAGATCCTGTTCACCCCAGAGTCTCGACAGGGCTCCTGTACGCGCATGATGACCCGCACCCGCACCCGCACCCGCACCGGACATGCTCCGACCGGCGGAGATCGCAGCGGGACCCGGACGGCACCCGGCCTCACGGGACGATGAGGACCTTGCCCCGGACCAGGCCGGCCTGGCTGAGGCGGTGGACGTCGGAGAGGTCGGTCAGCGGGCGCGATGAACTGACATCGACGCTGACCGTGCCCGCGTCGACGAGATCCACCAGCGCACCCAGGTCCGCGACATCGATGCGCGCGACCATGTGCATTGCGCTCACCCCGGCGTCGGCGGGCGGCTGGACCGGAGTGGCGATCGACACGATCCGCCCGCCCTGCCGGACCAGAGGAACCAGAGCCGCGGCGTCCCGCGGGCTCAGCGGCACCAGGTTGAGCAGCAGGTCCACCGGGCCGTCGAGTGCGGCGCCCACCGGCCGAACGGTGTAGTCGATGACCTGGTCCGCCCCCTGTCGCAGGACCGCCTCGGTACTGCGCGGACCGGCCGTGGCGATCACCTCCGCGCCCGTGTACTTGGCGAGCTGCGTGACGAAGCCTCCTACGCCGCCGCCCGCACCGTTCACCAGCACCCGCAGACCGGGGGTGATCTTTCCGTGCTCGAAGACCGCCTGCCATGCCGTCAGGCCCGCGACCGGAAGCGCCGCGGCGTGAGCGAGCGGGATGGACTGTGGTGCCGCCGTCAGTACGGCGGCGGGCGCCCGGACATACTCGGCGGCCGCGCCGCCGCCGTCGAGCCGCCCGACGACGCGGTCGCCCACGGCGAACCCCTCGACAGCTGGGCCGATCTCCACCACGGTGCCGGCGACGTCCCAGCCGAGCGTGTAAGGCAGGTCCACGGGGAGGAACCCTTGGAGCAGTCCGCCGCGCAAGGCGGCCTCGGTGGGATTGAACGAGTTGGCGGCGACGCGTATGAGTACTTCGCCCAAGCCGGGGCGCGGGCAGGGGACTTCGTCGTAGCGGATCACGGAAGCATCGCCGAACTCATGAATGCGTGCGGCCTTCATCGTCGTCATGGTCATCGTCATGCAGTGAACCTACGACCGCCGGCGAGGACGATCCATGCGTGAGGATTCCCCATTCATGCGTGATCGTCTCGCACGCCTTCTATGCTCGGGCCATGGACGTACTGAGCGACGTGGTCGCGGTGACGCGCACCGGCCGACCCCGTTCGGCGCACGTGCGATGGCACGCCCCGTGGGGGCAGGAGTTCTCCTCCGTACCCGGGTCGGCGGGCTTCCAGGTGGTCCTGGAGGGCTCCTGCTGGCTCCTTCCCACCGATGCGGAACCCGTCCGCCTGGGCACAGGAGACGTGGTGTTCCTGCCGCACGGCAAAGGCCACATCCTGGCCGACAGCCCCCAGACCCCGGTGACGGCACCGGCCTGCCGCCCCGACGACCCGGAGCCGTACGACGCCTACGCATCCGACCGCGTCGACAGGAGCGGCGACGGCGGCCCGGTCACCGTACTGCTCTGCGGGGCCTACCAACTCGATCCGTCCCGCACCCACCCACTGCTCCTGTCCCTCCCGGACCTCATCCACCTGCCCGCGCACACTGGCCGCCGCACCGAACTGAGCGCGGCGGTGCAACTGCTCGCCGCGGAACTGGAGACCCCGAGCCTGGGCACGGACGCGGCCGTCCCCGCCCTCCTGGACGCACTGCTGCTCTACATCCTGCGCATCTGGTTCGACGAACAGCCCCACAGGGAGGACCACGTCACCGGATGGGCCGCCGCACTGAACGACCCGCCGGTCACCGCCGCCCTCCACGCCATCCACCGCTACCCCGCCGCCCCATGGACCGTGGCGAAACTCGCCGCCGAAGCCGGCCTCTCACGCGCCCCCTTCGCCAAGCGCTTCGCCCACCTGGTGGGCCAGCCACCCCTGGCCTACCTGACCTGGTGGCGGATGACCACAGCAGCACGACTGCTCCGCACATCAAACGCACCACTGAGAACGGTCGCCGCCCAAGTGGGCTACACATCCGAATTCGCCTTCGCCAACGCATTCAAACGCACGCACGAAACCCCGCCTGGGGCCTACCGGCGCAAGGCCAGATAGAGGGTCAGCCGACCAGCGCGTCCTCCAGCTGAGCCTGCTCCACGTCGCTCAGCTCCAGCTCAGCCGCAGCGGCAGAGTTCTGGATCGAAGCCGGTCTGCTGGCACCCGGCACCGGGATCACCGCCGGCGAGCGGGCCAGCAGCCAGGCCAGAGCGACCTGCTGCGGACTGACACCGCGCTCGCCCGCGATGCGATGGAAGGGCGTGCCCGCGGAAGCCGGCCCGGACGGCCCGTCGAGGGAACTGCGCGAGATGCCGCCCAACGGACTCCAGGGCAGGAAGGCCAGCCCGAGCTCCGTACTCAGCCGCAGCTCGGGCTCGCTGTCGCGCACTGCGGGCGAGTACTGATTCTGTACGGACACGAGCGCGTCTCCGAGGATCGAATGCGCCTCGCGGATCTGGCCGGTCGTGACATTGGAGATCCCGGCGGCACGGATCGTTCCGGCGTCGTACAACTCCCGCAGCGCGCCCACGGACTCCGCCCAGGGCACGGCCGGATCCGGCTTGTGCAACTGGTACAGGCCGATGGCGTCGACACCCAGACGCTTCAGCGAATCCTCGGCAGCGCGCTTCAGATGAGCCGGGCTGGCGGTGACGGTCCAACTGCCGTCACCGGGCCGCCCACGACCACCCTTCGTGGCAACGAGAACCCGCGACGTGTCCCCACCGTACGAGGCCAGGGCGCGGGCGACGAGGAGTTCGTTGTGCCCCCTCTCGTCGGCGTGCCAGTGATAGCTGTCGGCGGTGTCGATGAGCGTGACCCCGGCATCCAGCGCGGCGTGGATGGTCGCAGTCGCCCGCGCCTCGTCCGGCCGGTGCTCGATGGACAGCGGCATGGCGCCCAGCCCCACGGCACTGACAGAGGTGCTCCCGATCGTGCGGTACCGCATGGTCTGTCCGTTCCGTTCCTCAGGCGTGGGCGGCGGATGCGTCGAGGGCTTCGGCGACGGCGCCGGGAAGCCAGTCAGTGATGTGGGAGAAGCGGAAGCCGAGGGCCTTCGCACGGGCGTTGCTCATGGCGTAATGCCGGTCGAACGAGAACGGCGACGCCGGCTCACCCGCGCCGACGCTCCGATACACGGCCTCCCGACCACTCTGCGCAGCGATCACAGCACCCAGCCCGTAGACATCGAGCGGCCCGTCGGAACAGGCATTGACCGCACCGGTGGCATCAGTGCCGGCAGCCGCCCACACCAGCAGATCCGCCAGCTCCTCGTAATGAATGAAGACCGTGGGCAGCGCCTCGGCATGCACCAGAATCTCCGTGCCCCGGGTGACGTGCCCGACGTAGTGCGCCAGCCGGCCGGTGAACTCCTCGGCACCGCCACCCAGCACGTGCGCGCTGCGCACAGCGACGAAGCCGAACCCATGCTGCCGCGTGAAGACGGCCTCCGCCTGACGCTTGCCCTCGGCGTAGTGCGCCTCGAGGTACGCCGCGTCGTGCCAGGGCAGGTCCATGCGCACCGGCCACGAG
This sequence is a window from Streptomyces xanthii. Protein-coding genes within it:
- a CDS encoding NAD-dependent epimerase/dehydratase family protein; amino-acid sequence: MQRICVIGGSRYFGKLLVKRLQAAGHQVTVINRGSVPPPGVEHLVVDRDDEAALVGALGSRTFDVVVDQVCYTPVQAAIAARVFGGRTRRYVMTSTIEVYDPATADLPAVPHGTAVPEEVVDAASWPVRMDLPWHDAAYLEAHYAEGKRQAEAVFTRQHGFGFVAVRSAHVLGGGAEEFTGRLAHYVGHVTRGTEILVHAEALPTVFIHYEELADLLVWAAAGTDATGAVNACSDGPLDVYGLGAVIAAQSGREAVYRSVGAGEPASPFSFDRHYAMSNARAKALGFRFSHITDWLPGAVAEALDASAAHA
- a CDS encoding NADP-dependent oxidoreductase is translated as MTMTMTTMKAARIHEFGDASVIRYDEVPCPRPGLGEVLIRVAANSFNPTEAALRGGLLQGFLPVDLPYTLGWDVAGTVVEIGPAVEGFAVGDRVVGRLDGGGAAAEYVRAPAAVLTAAPQSIPLAHAAALPVAGLTAWQAVFEHGKITPGLRVLVNGAGGGVGGFVTQLAKYTGAEVIATAGPRSTEAVLRQGADQVIDYTVRPVGAALDGPVDLLLNLVPLSPRDAAALVPLVRQGGRIVSIATPVQPPADAGVSAMHMVARIDVADLGALVDLVDAGTVSVDVSSSRPLTDLSDVHRLSQAGLVRGKVLIVP
- a CDS encoding response regulator, with amino-acid sequence MRLIIAEDSTLLREGLVRLLVEEGHEVVAAFGDATTLPDAVDSYGPDAVVVDIRMPPTHTDEGLRAALEIRARRPATGVLVLSQHVERTYAAQLLAGGAEGIGYLLKDRVAQVEEFLDALERIRAGSAVIDPEVVRQLVGRSVRADPLARLTPRERDVLEVLAQGHTNSGIAERLHLSLSAVEKHLNAVFDKLELPRTTGYNRRILAVLRYLEA
- a CDS encoding DedA family protein produces the protein MYLVTSAAAAAEPTTGVAGWAAHLVDVFGGPGAGLAIALENLFPPLPSEVILPLTGFAAGQGVISLFSALLWTTLGSVVGAAALYGIGRAVGRERMYALWGRLPLVKVSDLEKTEAWFQRHGTKAVLIGRMVPIFRSLISVPAGVERMRLPVFLSLTAVGSLAWNSVLVLAGYWLGERWDLVETYVGVISKVVLAAAVTAVAAYVVVRLRGRGQGRGRHRDRERRTGIEQAR
- a CDS encoding aldo/keto reductase translates to MRYRTIGSTSVSAVGLGAMPLSIEHRPDEARATATIHAALDAGVTLIDTADSYHWHADERGHNELLVARALASYGGDTSRVLVATKGGRGRPGDGSWTVTASPAHLKRAAEDSLKRLGVDAIGLYQLHKPDPAVPWAESVGALRELYDAGTIRAAGISNVTTGQIREAHSILGDALVSVQNQYSPAVRDSEPELRLSTELGLAFLPWSPLGGISRSSLDGPSGPASAGTPFHRIAGERGVSPQQVALAWLLARSPAVIPVPGASRPASIQNSAAAAELELSDVEQAQLEDALVG
- a CDS encoding sensor histidine kinase: MAGAAGVGGVLWRSVGVFLGCVAACAGVVWLAVAGVVLGPFLLWPRTRAGARAALVAGARRIAGLERRRRTVFFRDRFPLHYVPQDMTVLRYVATRAYAGTVTAVTLALFGFGMVLAGVFTAALVRGRVGVGELLWQVLLGGALLFLGVQGLRSLYALDARLARDTFGPSERELLRQRIDELATSRAAVVHAVDTERRRIERDLHDGLQQRLVALAMLLGRARRPGRTAEQSAALLAQAHEEAQDVLTELREVAWRVYPSALDGPGLREALGGVAERSPVPLRLEYGLDRPLPRPVETAAYFVVSEAVTNAAKHAQATSVQVRLTMAAGVLTISVQDDGCGGADPHGTGLAGLRGRVEALDGRLRVDSPPAGPTTITAELPCA
- a CDS encoding AraC family transcriptional regulator; this translates as MDVLSDVVAVTRTGRPRSAHVRWHAPWGQEFSSVPGSAGFQVVLEGSCWLLPTDAEPVRLGTGDVVFLPHGKGHILADSPQTPVTAPACRPDDPEPYDAYASDRVDRSGDGGPVTVLLCGAYQLDPSRTHPLLLSLPDLIHLPAHTGRRTELSAAVQLLAAELETPSLGTDAAVPALLDALLLYILRIWFDEQPHREDHVTGWAAALNDPPVTAALHAIHRYPAAPWTVAKLAAEAGLSRAPFAKRFAHLVGQPPLAYLTWWRMTTAARLLRTSNAPLRTVAAQVGYTSEFAFANAFKRTHETPPGAYRRKAR
- a CDS encoding oxidoreductase; amino-acid sequence: MPSQQLEQAPTKVWFITGTSTGLGRALAQEVIADGDRLIATARDPRTLDDLVALAPDRVRALPLDVTNPTAIRNAVDAALKEFGRIDVLVNNAGYALRGALEELPEHELRRQFDTNVFGALEVTRAVLPTLRAQRSGCIVQMSSVGGVMATLGGTAYAGTKFALEGLSEGLAAEVAHLGIHVLIVEPGPFRTDFTGRSVTYADPIDDYRPALDPAKKQFLAMHGTQPGDPARAARAIITATQMDQPPLRLPLGANAIDRIRERLQQRLHEVDAIEPLGRPTDYT